A genome region from Clostridium pasteurianum includes the following:
- a CDS encoding ABC transporter ATP-binding protein, whose protein sequence is MEVLAEVKGEAKNVIEAKGLNKTFKLGKMDVEVLKNINIDIKEGEFVSIMGPSGSGKSTLLYLLGGLDKPTSGSVKIAGKELSTMNDKQQSIMRRRDVGFVFQFYNLIPNLNVEENIMLPILLDGKKVKNYKDRLENILDTVGLTERRKHTPRELSGGQQQRVAIARALINEPDVILADEPIGNLDSKTGTEVMELLRKINIEQGKTIVQVTHSAEAAKYGQRIIYVKDGKVVEE, encoded by the coding sequence ATGGAAGTGTTAGCAGAGGTAAAGGGAGAAGCTAAGAATGTAATAGAAGCAAAGGGGCTCAATAAAACCTTTAAACTTGGAAAAATGGATGTAGAAGTCCTTAAAAATATAAATATAGATATAAAAGAAGGAGAATTCGTCTCTATAATGGGACCATCAGGTTCAGGAAAAAGTACTCTTTTATATTTACTTGGTGGACTTGATAAGCCGACATCAGGCAGTGTTAAGATAGCGGGAAAAGAACTTTCAACAATGAATGACAAACAGCAGAGTATAATGAGAAGACGAGATGTAGGCTTTGTATTTCAATTTTACAATTTGATACCAAATTTAAATGTAGAAGAGAATATAATGTTACCAATATTACTGGATGGAAAGAAAGTAAAAAATTACAAAGATAGATTAGAAAATATACTTGATACAGTTGGACTTACAGAAAGAAGAAAACATACACCAAGAGAGCTTTCAGGTGGACAGCAGCAGAGAGTTGCTATTGCAAGAGCATTAATAAATGAGCCTGATGTAATACTTGCAGATGAGCCCATAGGAAATCTTGATAGCAAAACTGGAACTGAAGTAATGGAACTTTTAAGAAAAATAAATATAGAGCAGGGAAAAACCATAGTACAGGTTACTCACTCTGCGGAAGCAGCAAAATATGGACAGAGAATAATATATGTTAAAGATGGAAAGGTGGTAGAAGAATAA
- a CDS encoding efflux RND transporter periplasmic adaptor subunit, translated as MKKVKTITVLALAGLMIFAAGCGSTAKKTQTKKATTKVKNTVDASGTIQSSNVENIIIDSTAAQAIVKVKNVDVKEGQIVKKNDTLVEMDGYNSNKDESYISGQNIISDMDNAVVTNISYQKGDILTAEKKVLELQDLNSLYVKAKVGEEFIKDVQVGKTVTITPAYDTSVKLTGKVTRIGNEVLSNDSTTAGVQSSSSSGESSVPVDISIDNNNGKLFPNYNVDVEIQK; from the coding sequence ATGAAAAAAGTAAAAACAATTACAGTGTTAGCACTAGCAGGACTTATGATATTTGCCGCAGGCTGTGGAAGTACAGCTAAAAAAACTCAAACAAAAAAGGCTACAACAAAGGTTAAAAATACAGTAGATGCTTCTGGAACAATACAATCTTCAAATGTAGAAAACATAATAATAGATAGTACAGCAGCACAAGCTATAGTAAAAGTAAAAAATGTAGATGTTAAAGAAGGACAAATAGTTAAGAAAAATGATACTCTTGTAGAAATGGATGGATATAACTCAAATAAAGATGAGTCTTATATAAGTGGACAGAATATAATATCAGATATGGATAATGCAGTTGTAACAAATATAAGTTATCAAAAAGGTGATATATTAACTGCAGAGAAGAAAGTTTTAGAACTTCAGGATTTAAATAGCCTTTATGTAAAAGCAAAAGTAGGAGAAGAATTTATAAAGGATGTACAGGTTGGAAAAACAGTTACTATAACACCAGCATATGATACATCAGTAAAATTAACTGGAAAAGTAACAAGAATAGGAAACGAAGTACTTTCAAATGATAGCACAACAGCTGGTGTACAGAGTAGTTCTTCAAGTGGAGAATCAAGTGTACCCGTGGATATATCTATAGACAATAATAATGGAAAGTTATTCCCAAATTATAATGTTGATGTTGAAATACAAAAATAA
- a CDS encoding ABC transporter ATP-binding protein, translated as MSNMVLEVINLKKYYKKNKAVDGISFHLNSGEIVGLTGPNGAGKTTTIKCILGLLRKTDGKVFVDGIDSTKQESKYKLAYIPETPDIYPMLTVWEHLKFIALAYYIDNWQEYGEEILKKFDLWDKKDSLGSNLSKGMRQKLSICCALLHKPDVFLVDEPLIGLDPKAIRELKDAFKALRAEGKSLLISTHMLDTAEGLCDRIVVLKKGTLIMEGTIEDLRHKVNAGEDTSLEDLFLEVTEDEKE; from the coding sequence ATGAGTAACATGGTATTAGAAGTAATAAACTTAAAAAAGTACTATAAAAAAAATAAGGCAGTTGATGGTATATCTTTTCATCTTAATTCAGGAGAAATAGTTGGACTTACAGGACCTAATGGAGCAGGAAAAACTACAACTATAAAATGTATACTCGGACTTCTCAGGAAAACTGATGGAAAGGTTTTCGTAGATGGTATAGATAGTACAAAACAGGAATCAAAATATAAACTTGCATACATACCGGAAACACCAGATATATATCCTATGCTTACTGTTTGGGAACATTTGAAATTTATTGCATTAGCTTATTATATAGATAATTGGCAGGAATATGGAGAGGAGATATTAAAGAAATTTGACCTTTGGGATAAAAAGGATAGCCTTGGAAGCAACTTGTCTAAGGGAATGAGACAAAAACTATCAATTTGCTGCGCTCTTTTGCATAAACCAGATGTATTTTTAGTAGATGAGCCTTTGATAGGTCTTGATCCTAAAGCTATAAGAGAACTTAAGGATGCCTTTAAAGCACTGCGAGCTGAAGGAAAATCTCTTCTTATCAGTACACATATGCTTGATACTGCTGAAGGGCTTTGTGATAGAATAGTTGTTTTAAAGAAGGGAACTCTCATTATGGAAGGAACTATAGAAGATTTAAGACACAAAGTTAATGCAGGAGAAGATACTTCTTTAGAGGATTTATTTCTGGAGGTAACAGAGGATGAAAAAGAATAA